In a genomic window of Pseudomonas oryzihabitans:
- a CDS encoding LysR family transcriptional regulator: MKTDDIEAFVAVIRSGSLNAAAQSLGLTQPAITRRLQSLEQDLGVELLDRHTKPLKPTRLGQEVYGHCRAILREMDALRERVAGDAPPSGLLRLGVPQTLGDALLLDAVREIRARYPELRTQVATGWGSVLVSRIEHGELDGALVLFPANKVFPDGVEARALGAMPLQVVCARDQAPAKAQRLADIQGQGWVLNPDGCGFRASLQRTLADQGQALRINLETYGTELQLGLVADGQGLGLVPAPLLARSAHRERLAAIPLKDFKPEIQLWLIHPRFLGPLQEVVAAFADLSTHLIS, translated from the coding sequence ATGAAGACCGACGATATCGAAGCCTTTGTCGCGGTGATCCGCAGCGGTTCTCTCAATGCCGCCGCCCAGTCCCTGGGGCTGACCCAGCCGGCCATCACCCGGCGCCTGCAGAGCCTGGAACAGGACCTGGGCGTCGAGTTGCTCGACCGCCATACCAAGCCGCTCAAGCCGACGCGCCTGGGCCAGGAGGTCTACGGCCATTGCCGCGCCATCCTGCGCGAGATGGACGCCCTGCGCGAGCGGGTGGCGGGCGATGCCCCGCCGTCCGGCCTGCTGCGCCTGGGCGTACCCCAGACCCTGGGCGATGCCCTGTTGCTGGATGCCGTGCGCGAGATCCGCGCCCGCTATCCCGAGCTGCGCACCCAGGTGGCGACCGGCTGGGGCAGCGTGCTGGTGAGTCGCATCGAGCATGGCGAACTGGACGGCGCCCTGGTGCTGTTCCCGGCCAACAAGGTGTTTCCTGACGGCGTCGAAGCCCGGGCCTTGGGTGCCATGCCCTTGCAGGTGGTCTGTGCGCGTGATCAGGCGCCGGCCAAGGCGCAGCGCCTGGCCGATATCCAGGGGCAGGGCTGGGTGCTCAATCCCGACGGCTGCGGCTTTCGCGCCAGCCTGCAGCGCACCCTGGCCGACCAGGGCCAGGCGCTGCGCATCAATTTGGAAACCTATGGCACCGAACTCCAGCTCGGCCTGGTGGCCGACGGCCAAGGCCTCGGCCTGGTCCCGGCGCCGCTGCTGGCCCGCAGCGCTCACCGCGAACGCCTGGCGGCCATCCCGCTGAAGGACTTCAAGCCGGAAATCCAGCTGTGGCTGATCCACCCGCGCTTTCTCGGGCCGTTGCAAGAGGTGGTAGCGGCGTTCGCCGATCTGAGTACCCACTTGATCAGCTAG
- a CDS encoding helix-turn-helix domain-containing protein, with the protein MAAYLKEVLVGWLKVIKEVGMSGLGLNAREDAELFGRPRRLGYLTAKRFAGAPFRVAVRSVLPPCGSVAQELADLDFLILERRREDDDAQVLEEIGRLRPLSKRTILLLVVHGGHRNARLNYLKAGADVVVQAGQRCETEIALILDRLHGNARGLDSPLLLDTLHLRLVSKSEAVELSYSEMTVLRALSRDAAHVLSYDQLAATFGMNSQYYDRSALSKSVSRLRTRILSVFRVNLIESIRGYGYRLNRGLLDVK; encoded by the coding sequence TTGGCCGCCTACCTGAAAGAAGTTCTTGTGGGTTGGTTGAAAGTAATAAAGGAGGTCGGGATGTCGGGGCTAGGACTAAACGCGAGAGAGGATGCCGAGTTGTTCGGGCGTCCCAGAAGACTCGGATACCTTACCGCGAAGCGTTTCGCGGGAGCGCCTTTTCGTGTAGCGGTCAGGTCCGTTCTCCCACCTTGCGGTTCGGTAGCTCAGGAGCTGGCGGATCTCGACTTTCTGATTCTCGAGCGCCGACGAGAGGACGACGACGCTCAGGTGCTGGAGGAAATCGGTCGGCTACGGCCGCTAAGCAAGCGCACGATCCTGCTGCTGGTAGTTCATGGGGGCCATCGAAATGCCCGGCTGAACTACTTGAAGGCCGGTGCGGACGTGGTCGTTCAGGCAGGGCAACGCTGCGAGACCGAAATCGCCCTCATCCTGGACCGGTTGCACGGGAATGCTCGAGGACTCGACTCACCGCTACTGCTGGACACCTTGCATCTCCGGCTCGTATCCAAGAGCGAGGCCGTCGAACTTTCCTATTCGGAGATGACGGTGCTCCGGGCTCTCTCACGGGACGCCGCGCACGTCCTGAGCTATGACCAGTTGGCCGCGACCTTCGGCATGAATTCGCAGTACTACGACAGAAGTGCGCTATCGAAATCGGTGAGCAGGTTGAGAACCAGGATCCTTTCGGTATTCAGAGTAAACCTTATCGAAAGCATCAGGGGCTATGGTTATCGCCTCAATCGCGGCCTGCTGGACGTCAAATGA
- a CDS encoding winged helix-turn-helix domain-containing protein, with amino-acid sequence MLSISAEVSTAEGGVVAMSVGGHVASGLGEESRHQCCGQQAMALDEAAWTLCTDANTLESQGDEVSLTHFETLILDELVRSREGVVSKERIIVRLGRDADHYSGLEMCMSRLQRKFKKHFGQQRLFVAVRNRGYRLTQRISRAE; translated from the coding sequence ATGTTGAGCATTTCGGCGGAGGTATCCACCGCAGAAGGAGGCGTCGTCGCCATGAGCGTTGGCGGACACGTAGCGTCTGGCTTAGGTGAGGAGTCACGTCATCAGTGCTGTGGTCAGCAGGCGATGGCTCTTGACGAGGCGGCGTGGACGTTGTGTACGGACGCCAACACCTTGGAATCGCAGGGTGATGAAGTGAGCCTGACCCATTTTGAAACCCTGATCCTGGATGAGCTGGTGCGAAGCAGGGAAGGGGTGGTGAGTAAGGAAAGGATCATCGTCCGGCTTGGTCGCGATGCCGATCACTATTCGGGGCTGGAGATGTGCATGAGTCGTCTGCAGCGCAAGTTCAAGAAGCATTTCGGGCAGCAGCGGCTCTTCGTCGCCGTACGCAACCGGGGTTATCGACTGACTCAACGAATCTCCCGCGCCGAATGA
- a CDS encoding polysaccharide biosynthesis tyrosine autokinase, protein MADDLREWKVLGRQLFVARKFIAGVVVAAGLLGTLYCVITPPVYRANALLQIESQKSDIFGSSELSLLLGSSSSSAAEIEIIKSRTILAKAIQSLGLDVDIEPVRFPLIGGAIARWLTPEDASPVAPVLGLSSYDWGGSQLVISQLEVPSALEYQPLSLVVEDEDSYALYQDDHLLLSGRVGERVERQGVVIRVERLIANPDVRFQVTKTPALFAALDLQEQLDVTERGKDTGVLNAALDSADFLQAKALLQRILELYVQQNRDRVSADAAASLVFIKNQLPKVKADLDRAANALDSYQRNEGSINIDLETKALLDQMVGLEGELSGLQLKKSELERLYTPNHPALKTLENQIGLLQQRRQRLLTQTRALPNTQKDLFSLTRDVQVASETYSQLLNRAQELSVVQAGSLGNVRILDDADVDVRHPVKPRTLLIVAAATLFGLFLAVAACVIRFSLRPTLSSIKMLDAFALPVYSAVPYSLAEKRIRSGKSAKRRLAGSPPAVLAARFPLESAVEAMRALRTSLHILSEDAPNNLVLIAGATPGVGKTFVSVNLASIVAATGKRVLLIDGDLRRGQLHSLLNTTLTPGLTDALADRIELAACIHPTSIDNLFVMPGGTRKGIGSEVLHGDGLKTLLAAVGADYDLVILDSSPLLVATDGALLAAHCGIKFLVTRLGVNTFQELELALQSLGNLGITATGLVVNASANSREQSYGYSSYYDAAPEV, encoded by the coding sequence GTGGCAGATGATCTCAGGGAATGGAAAGTGTTGGGTCGGCAACTCTTCGTCGCCAGGAAGTTCATTGCTGGTGTCGTGGTCGCAGCCGGTCTGCTGGGCACTTTGTATTGTGTGATCACGCCGCCGGTCTATCGGGCGAATGCACTGTTGCAGATAGAGTCGCAGAAGAGCGATATCTTCGGTAGTTCCGAACTTTCCCTGTTATTGGGCAGCTCGTCTTCTTCCGCGGCCGAGATCGAGATCATCAAGTCGCGGACGATCCTGGCGAAGGCGATCCAATCCCTTGGCCTGGATGTCGACATCGAACCGGTACGCTTTCCACTGATCGGCGGTGCCATCGCCCGTTGGTTGACGCCCGAGGATGCCAGTCCGGTCGCCCCGGTCTTGGGTCTGTCCAGCTACGACTGGGGTGGCAGCCAGCTCGTCATCTCCCAACTGGAGGTGCCTTCGGCCCTGGAGTATCAGCCGCTGTCGCTGGTGGTCGAGGACGAGGACAGCTACGCGCTTTACCAGGATGACCATCTGCTATTGAGTGGACGAGTCGGTGAGCGGGTCGAGCGGCAGGGCGTGGTGATACGTGTCGAGCGCCTGATCGCCAATCCGGATGTGCGCTTCCAGGTCACCAAGACCCCGGCGCTCTTCGCCGCCCTGGATCTACAGGAGCAACTCGACGTCACCGAGCGGGGCAAGGATACCGGCGTGCTCAATGCCGCCCTCGACAGCGCGGACTTCCTCCAGGCCAAAGCCCTGCTGCAACGCATACTCGAACTCTACGTTCAGCAGAACCGCGATCGGGTATCGGCCGATGCCGCCGCCAGCCTGGTGTTCATCAAGAACCAATTGCCCAAGGTGAAGGCGGATCTGGATCGGGCGGCGAACGCGCTCGACAGTTATCAGCGCAACGAAGGCAGCATCAACATCGATCTGGAAACCAAGGCGCTGCTGGACCAGATGGTGGGCTTGGAAGGCGAGCTGAGCGGCCTGCAACTGAAGAAATCCGAACTCGAACGCCTCTATACCCCCAACCACCCGGCGCTCAAGACCCTGGAGAATCAGATTGGCTTGCTGCAACAGCGCCGGCAGCGGCTGCTGACGCAGACCCGGGCACTTCCCAATACGCAGAAGGACCTGTTCAGCCTGACCCGGGATGTCCAGGTGGCGTCCGAGACCTACTCCCAATTGCTCAATCGCGCCCAGGAATTGTCGGTGGTCCAGGCTGGAAGCCTGGGCAATGTCCGTATCCTCGACGACGCCGACGTGGATGTCCGCCATCCGGTCAAGCCCCGAACCCTCCTGATCGTCGCCGCCGCTACGCTGTTCGGGCTGTTCCTCGCGGTAGCCGCCTGTGTGATCCGTTTTTCGCTGCGGCCAACCCTGTCGTCGATCAAGATGCTCGACGCCTTCGCCCTACCGGTATATTCGGCCGTGCCCTATAGCCTTGCGGAGAAGCGTATTCGCTCCGGCAAGAGCGCCAAGCGGCGGCTGGCGGGTAGCCCGCCGGCGGTGCTGGCGGCGCGTTTTCCGCTGGAGAGCGCCGTGGAGGCGATGCGGGCCCTGCGCACCAGCCTGCACATCCTGAGCGAGGATGCGCCGAACAACCTGGTGCTGATCGCTGGCGCCACCCCAGGTGTGGGCAAGACCTTCGTCTCGGTGAATCTGGCGAGCATCGTGGCCGCCACCGGCAAGCGCGTCCTGCTGATCGACGGTGACCTGCGGCGGGGTCAACTGCATTCACTGTTGAACACCACGCTCACCCCGGGGCTCACCGATGCCCTGGCCGACCGGATCGAGCTGGCCGCCTGCATCCACCCCACCTCCATCGATAACCTCTTCGTGATGCCAGGTGGCACACGCAAGGGCATAGGCTCGGAAGTGCTTCATGGCGATGGCCTCAAGACGCTGCTGGCGGCCGTAGGGGCCGATTACGACCTGGTGATTCTGGATTCGTCACCGCTGCTGGTCGCCACCGACGGCGCGTTGCTGGCAGCTCACTGCGGCATCAAGTTCCTGGTTACTCGCCTGGGCGTCAACACCTTCCAGGAGCTCGAACTGGCCCTGCAGTCGCTTGGCAACCTGGGCATCACGGCGACTGGGCTGGTGGTGAACGCCTCGGCGAACAGCCGTGAGCAGAGTTATGGCTATTCGAGTTACTACGATGCTGCGCCGGAAGTTTGA
- a CDS encoding polysaccharide pyruvyl transferase family protein, which yields MNILVVGVPFSRNLGDGVIFDNLRYLYKKHSRFSRVIPLDLAGRETFESSDRPASNRVALFSKLPGFTRKIAVAGFILASFLGRWRGSWKAKVVAADVIVIGGGQLFLDESLNFPLKLYLFSLLLKHNPAANRYIAFVGVAPSLSRIGRFLFRAALDNIRPQSVTLRDPESRTRFADLISKCYPLAVAADPALFSAECYGVPSRSRTQVERVGLCIADPRGLDVEGRLGEDFHTGLAEYFARLARALHDAGYQVVLFTNGALEDEALKGEIHRNLALPGVQCLERPLTPGTLVGNIATFDLLVAHRLHANIIALALGVPSIGLRWDAKVESFFRMSGRSEAFLDDLVPTVPATLARLEAIAGAATPYAAEVLAARVSGTVAAQVQR from the coding sequence ATGAATATTCTGGTGGTGGGCGTGCCCTTCAGCCGCAACTTGGGCGACGGCGTCATCTTCGATAACCTCCGCTATCTCTATAAGAAGCACAGCCGCTTTTCCCGTGTCATTCCGCTGGATCTGGCCGGGCGCGAGACTTTCGAGTCCAGCGACAGACCGGCGTCGAACCGGGTCGCACTGTTCTCGAAGCTGCCAGGCTTCACTCGCAAGATCGCAGTCGCCGGCTTCATCCTGGCCAGCTTCCTCGGGCGTTGGCGCGGTAGCTGGAAGGCCAAGGTGGTAGCGGCCGACGTCATCGTCATCGGCGGCGGACAGCTGTTCCTCGATGAATCCCTGAATTTTCCCCTCAAGCTCTATCTGTTTTCCCTGTTGCTCAAGCACAACCCCGCGGCCAACCGCTATATCGCCTTCGTCGGCGTCGCCCCGTCGCTGAGCCGGATCGGCCGATTCCTGTTCCGTGCGGCCCTGGATAACATCCGTCCGCAGTCCGTCACGCTGCGCGATCCCGAGTCCCGTACGCGCTTCGCCGATCTCATCAGCAAGTGTTATCCGCTGGCGGTGGCTGCCGATCCCGCGCTGTTTTCCGCCGAGTGCTATGGCGTTCCCAGCCGCAGCCGGACGCAGGTCGAACGCGTTGGGCTGTGCATTGCCGATCCGCGCGGGCTCGACGTGGAAGGGCGCCTGGGCGAGGACTTCCATACCGGCCTTGCCGAGTATTTCGCGAGGCTGGCCAGGGCATTGCACGACGCGGGTTATCAGGTCGTGCTGTTCACCAATGGTGCCCTGGAGGACGAGGCCCTCAAGGGCGAGATCCATCGCAACCTGGCCCTGCCCGGGGTGCAGTGCCTCGAGCGGCCCCTCACTCCCGGTACCCTGGTGGGCAACATCGCCACCTTCGACCTGCTGGTGGCGCATCGACTACACGCCAACATCATCGCCCTCGCGCTGGGCGTGCCTTCCATCGGCCTGCGCTGGGATGCCAAGGTGGAATCCTTTTTCCGTATGAGCGGGCGTTCGGAGGCCTTTCTGGACGACCTGGTGCCGACGGTGCCGGCGACCCTGGCACGACTCGAGGCCATCGCTGGCGCCGCTACGCCGTACGCAGCGGAAGTCCTCGCGGCCAGGGTCAGCGGTACCGTCGCCGCTCAGGTCCAGCGGTAG
- a CDS encoding glycosyltransferase family 4 protein, translating into MADYLKVLHVAETVKGGVASYLNLLERQAGELQCEFFFLIPASQRDQLDAAHLLTHEHRRSLTGVLGLARAILQAVKETGASVVYAHSTFAGLALCLATLRLDRRIRTLYCPHGWASLRKSRSWISFCVRNVERAISHVPSRVVNISRFEHAYSRSMGFSPRCVLIENTVLPSWPAATQSSLFDPAVINVLFVGRFDRQKGFDILCDAMRRLNRQAPGRFCFHLVGDVVLRDHQQDFAFAKNIHYHGWAAADEIDFYYRNADFLVVPSRWEGFGLCVLEAFRNGLPVIASRSGALPDLIEHERTGLLFDGTAEHLCEQLCAVTREDKLRWGERCLQAYGQRFALERFVGAYRELLHPLQSEPQS; encoded by the coding sequence ATGGCTGACTATCTGAAGGTGTTGCATGTGGCGGAGACCGTCAAAGGCGGGGTCGCCAGTTATCTGAACCTACTGGAGCGCCAGGCCGGAGAGTTGCAGTGTGAATTCTTCTTCCTGATCCCGGCCAGCCAGCGTGATCAACTCGATGCCGCTCACCTGTTGACCCACGAGCACCGGCGCAGCCTGACCGGCGTTCTGGGCCTGGCCCGCGCCATCCTGCAGGCGGTGAAGGAGACGGGAGCCAGCGTGGTCTATGCCCACAGCACCTTCGCCGGCCTGGCGCTCTGCCTGGCCACCTTACGACTGGATCGGCGGATTCGTACTCTCTATTGCCCGCACGGCTGGGCCAGTCTGCGCAAGTCGAGGTCCTGGATTTCCTTCTGCGTCAGGAACGTGGAGCGCGCCATCTCCCATGTCCCCTCGCGGGTGGTCAACATTTCGCGTTTCGAGCATGCCTACAGCCGCTCGATGGGCTTCTCCCCGCGTTGTGTGCTCATCGAGAACACGGTATTGCCCAGCTGGCCCGCGGCCACCCAGTCTTCGCTGTTCGACCCCGCGGTCATCAACGTGCTCTTCGTGGGGCGCTTCGATCGGCAGAAGGGTTTCGACATCCTCTGCGATGCCATGCGTCGCTTGAATCGCCAGGCACCGGGACGGTTCTGCTTCCACCTGGTCGGCGACGTGGTACTGCGCGATCACCAACAGGACTTCGCCTTCGCCAAGAACATCCATTATCACGGCTGGGCCGCGGCGGACGAGATCGACTTCTACTACCGCAACGCCGATTTCCTGGTGGTGCCTTCGCGCTGGGAGGGCTTCGGCCTCTGTGTGCTGGAGGCCTTCCGCAATGGCTTGCCGGTCATCGCCAGCCGTTCGGGGGCCTTGCCGGACCTGATCGAGCATGAGCGCACCGGGCTGCTGTTCGACGGCACCGCAGAGCATCTGTGCGAGCAACTGTGTGCCGTCACTCGCGAGGACAAACTGCGGTGGGGGGAGAGATGCCTGCAGGCCTATGGCCAACGCTTCGCCTTGGAGCGCTTCGTCGGTGCCTATCGGGAGCTGTTGCATCCGCTGCAGTCGGAGCCGCAGTCGTGA